A genomic segment from Oscillospiraceae bacterium encodes:
- the rplS gene encoding 50S ribosomal protein L19 — MDLIKAFTNEQLKQEVPVINVGDTVKVHNRIKEGTRERIQIFEGTVIAKKNGGISETFTVRRISYGVGVEKTFPVHSPNVDKVEIVRQGKIRRAKLYYLRGLSGKAAKVKERI, encoded by the coding sequence ATGGATCTTATTAAAGCTTTTACAAACGAGCAACTCAAACAGGAGGTACCCGTAATCAACGTTGGTGACACCGTTAAGGTTCACAACAGAATCAAGGAGGGTACAAGAGAAAGAATTCAGATTTTCGAAGGCACCGTTATCGCTAAGAAAAACGGCGGCATCTCCGAAACCTTCACCGTAAGACGTATTTCCTACGGCGTAGGCGTTGAAAAAACTTTCCCTGTTCATTCGCCCAATGTCGATAAGGTTGAGATCGTAAGACAGGGTAAAATCCGCAGGGCGAAGCTTTACTATCTGCGCGGACTTTCCGGTAAAGCCGCAAAAGTTAAGGAACGCATATAA
- a CDS encoding threonine synthase yields MFYQSTRGENDNLTAAQVIKKGIASDGGLYMPCEIPKIDIDFISSLCPLDYTQRAEKVLGLFLDDYNNLGDICKKAYSRESFGEHPAPVVSAGELNFLELWHGPTCAFKDMALQFMPLALSEALKMTESREDACILVATSGDTGKAALEGYKNLDKIKIMVFYPCDGVSKIQKLQMASQEGDNVNVCAIRGNFDDAQSGVKKIFADKDFAQKAHEAGYFLSSANSINWGRLAPQIVYYISAYCDMVNSGKIKLGDAINVCVPTGNFGNIFAGYIAYMMGLNINKFVCASNKNNILTDFMNTGVYDRNRPFYQTSSPSMDILISSNLERLLYLVSGCEETSSDMKQLNEKGVYKVTDETRAKIEKMFCGYYCDEDNTKAAIKKYFDQNGYLMDTHTAVAAYCAEKYRENFCDNTPMLVVSTASPYKFAADVLASFGKTAEGDEFSAISALEAYTGAQVPAPIAALMGKKPRFTTIVDKQEMSDEVIKFLK; encoded by the coding sequence ATGTTTTATCAAAGTACACGCGGCGAAAACGACAATCTTACCGCCGCACAGGTCATCAAGAAGGGTATAGCCTCCGACGGCGGTCTGTATATGCCCTGCGAAATACCGAAAATCGACATCGATTTTATTTCTTCTCTTTGTCCGCTGGACTATACTCAGCGCGCCGAAAAGGTGCTGGGTCTGTTCCTGGACGATTACAATAATCTGGGTGATATATGCAAAAAGGCGTACAGCCGTGAGTCCTTCGGCGAGCATCCTGCTCCCGTAGTGTCCGCGGGCGAGCTCAATTTCCTTGAATTATGGCATGGTCCTACCTGTGCATTTAAGGATATGGCACTGCAGTTTATGCCTCTTGCACTGTCCGAGGCACTGAAAATGACCGAAAGCCGTGAGGATGCCTGCATACTGGTTGCCACCTCAGGCGACACGGGCAAGGCGGCACTTGAGGGCTATAAAAATCTTGATAAAATCAAGATAATGGTGTTCTATCCCTGCGACGGTGTCAGCAAAATCCAAAAGCTTCAGATGGCTTCCCAGGAGGGCGATAACGTAAACGTATGCGCCATCCGCGGAAACTTTGACGATGCCCAGAGCGGTGTAAAGAAAATATTTGCCGATAAGGATTTTGCACAAAAGGCTCATGAGGCAGGCTACTTCCTCTCCAGCGCCAACAGCATCAACTGGGGACGTCTTGCACCCCAGATAGTTTACTATATCTCGGCTTACTGCGATATGGTGAACAGCGGTAAAATCAAGCTTGGCGATGCCATAAACGTGTGCGTTCCCACGGGTAACTTCGGTAATATCTTCGCGGGCTACATAGCATATATGATGGGACTTAATATAAATAAGTTCGTATGCGCTTCCAATAAAAACAATATACTCACCGACTTTATGAACACAGGCGTATATGACCGCAACCGTCCCTTCTATCAGACCTCTTCGCCCTCTATGGACATACTTATTTCCAGCAATCTGGAAAGACTTCTGTACCTTGTGAGCGGTTGCGAGGAGACCTCCTCCGACATGAAACAGCTTAACGAAAAGGGCGTTTACAAGGTAACTGACGAGACCCGCGCAAAGATAGAAAAAATGTTCTGCGGCTACTACTGCGACGAGGATAACACCAAGGCGGCCATCAAAAAGTACTTTGACCAAAACGGCTACCTTATGGATACTCACACCGCCGTTGCGGCATACTGCGCCGAAAAGTACCGCGAAAACTTCTGTGATAATACCCCCATGCTGGTGGTTTCCACCGCAAGCCCCTATAAGTTCGCCGCCGATGTTCTCGCTTCCTTCGGTAAGACGGCAGAGGGCGATGAGTTTTCCGCCATAAGTGCTCTCGAGGCATATACGGGCGCTCAGGTCCCCGCTCCCATTGCGGCGCTTATGGGTAAAAAGCCCCGCTTCACAACCATCGTTGATAAACAAGAGATGTCTGACGAGGTTATAAAATTCCTTAAATAA
- a CDS encoding ribonuclease HII: protein MDFQLQNELTPQGVTLVAGLDEAGRGPLFGSVYAAAVILPEGYVPEGLDDSKKLTEKKREKLYDIIIRDAVSYGIGMCTPEEIDSINILNAAMLAMKRAVENMSVKPEYLFVDGNTLRGFEQPAKAVVGGDRKLPCIAAASVLAKVTRDRYCMEMDKIYPEYGLAGHKGYPTKAHYDAIIKYGATPLHRKSFLKKLHGSDE from the coding sequence ATGGATTTTCAGCTTCAAAACGAACTGACTCCGCAGGGCGTGACCCTTGTTGCAGGTCTTGACGAGGCGGGCAGAGGCCCTCTTTTCGGAAGTGTTTATGCCGCGGCGGTGATACTGCCCGAGGGATATGTGCCCGAGGGATTGGACGATTCCAAAAAGCTTACCGAAAAAAAGCGCGAAAAGCTTTACGACATAATAATACGCGATGCCGTGTCCTACGGTATCGGTATGTGCACCCCCGAAGAAATAGACAGTATAAACATTCTTAATGCCGCTATGCTTGCCATGAAGCGCGCGGTGGAAAACATGAGTGTAAAGCCGGAGTATCTTTTTGTGGACGGTAACACTCTGCGAGGCTTTGAACAGCCTGCAAAGGCGGTTGTGGGGGGCGACAGAAAGCTTCCCTGTATTGCGGCGGCATCCGTGCTTGCCAAGGTAACACGCGACCGATACTGTATGGAAATGGATAAAATATATCCCGAGTACGGTCTTGCAGGTCATAAGGGCTATCCCACCAAAGCACACTATGATGCCATTATAAAATACGGCGCCACCCCACTGCACCGCAAAAGCTTTCTCAAAAAGCTTCACGGCTCAGATGAGTAG
- the uvrB gene encoding excinuclease ABC subunit UvrB, with the protein MDKFVLHSSYKPTGDQPQAIEKLAEGVLRGDKEQVLLGVTGSGKTFTMANVIEKVNRPTLVLAHNKTLAAQLCTEFREFFPENAVEFFVSYYDYYQPEAYIPGKDIYIEKDSAVNDEIDKLRHSATSALFERRDVIVVASVSCIYTLGDPNEYKSMVLSLRPGMEISRDEVIAKLISMQYERNDIEFTRNKFRVRGDVIELFPSNATEIVLRIEFFGDEIDRICEIHHLTGEVKDSIIHAAIYPASHYVTGEENRERAIAEIWREMTDRVAFFKSEGKMVEAQRLEERVKYDMEMLREIGYCSGIENYSRVFAGNPPGATPYTLLDYFPEDFLLFIDESHVSVPQVRGMSGGDYSRKKNLIDYGFRLPSAFDNRPLRFEEFNSKLNQIVYVSATPNEYEKSRSTQIAEQIIRPTGLCDPEVEVRPTDGQIEDLIGEINMRTQKGQRTLVVTLTKKMAEDLTDFLEQREIKVRYMHHSIDTMERMEIIRDLRLGEFDVLVGINLLREGLDLPEVSLIVILDADKEGFLRSETSLIQTIGRAARNAEGKVIMYADKITDSMEKAISETNRRRKIQMKYNEDNGITPVTVTKSVKDIIEISAGNMLKARDAQTGKAKLSAKDKRELIDRLTEDMKKAAALLEFEQAAKIRDQIMKLKKQS; encoded by the coding sequence ATGGATAAATTTGTTCTGCACAGCTCATATAAGCCCACGGGCGATCAGCCTCAGGCAATAGAAAAGCTTGCCGAGGGTGTTCTCAGGGGTGATAAGGAGCAGGTGCTTCTGGGCGTTACCGGCTCGGGTAAAACCTTTACCATGGCTAACGTGATTGAAAAGGTCAACCGTCCCACTCTTGTTCTGGCACACAATAAAACCCTTGCCGCACAGCTTTGCACTGAGTTCCGTGAGTTCTTTCCCGAAAATGCGGTGGAGTTTTTCGTATCATATTATGACTACTATCAGCCCGAGGCGTATATTCCCGGCAAGGATATTTATATTGAAAAGGATTCCGCCGTCAATGACGAAATAGATAAGCTTCGCCACAGCGCCACCTCGGCTCTGTTTGAACGGCGCGACGTTATTGTGGTTGCCAGCGTTTCCTGCATATATACCCTGGGTGACCCGAATGAGTATAAAAGCATGGTGCTTTCTTTGCGTCCGGGTATGGAAATATCCCGAGATGAGGTTATTGCAAAGCTTATATCCATGCAGTACGAGCGCAACGATATTGAGTTTACACGTAATAAATTCCGCGTCCGAGGGGACGTTATTGAGCTTTTCCCCTCCAACGCTACCGAAATCGTTCTGAGAATAGAGTTTTTCGGGGACGAGATAGACAGAATTTGTGAGATACATCACCTTACGGGTGAGGTGAAGGACAGTATTATTCATGCCGCCATTTACCCCGCCTCCCACTATGTTACGGGCGAGGAAAACCGCGAGCGCGCCATTGCCGAAATATGGCGCGAAATGACCGACCGCGTGGCATTTTTCAAATCGGAGGGCAAAATGGTGGAGGCTCAGCGCCTCGAGGAGCGCGTCAAATATGACATGGAAATGCTGCGCGAGATAGGCTACTGCTCGGGCATTGAAAACTATTCCCGTGTGTTTGCCGGCAATCCCCCGGGGGCAACGCCTTACACACTTCTGGATTATTTTCCCGAGGATTTTCTTTTGTTTATCGACGAAAGCCATGTTTCCGTACCTCAGGTGCGGGGCATGAGCGGAGGGGACTATTCCCGAAAAAAGAACCTTATTGACTACGGCTTCAGGCTTCCCAGTGCCTTTGACAACCGTCCCTTGCGGTTTGAGGAATTTAATTCCAAATTAAATCAGATAGTTTACGTCAGCGCCACTCCCAACGAGTACGAAAAAAGCCGTTCCACACAGATTGCCGAGCAGATAATCCGCCCGACGGGCCTGTGCGATCCCGAGGTTGAGGTGCGCCCCACCGACGGGCAGATAGAGGACCTTATAGGCGAAATAAATATGCGTACCCAAAAGGGTCAGCGCACACTGGTGGTTACTCTTACCAAGAAAATGGCGGAGGACCTGACCGACTTTCTGGAGCAGAGGGAAATAAAGGTGCGTTATATGCACCATTCCATCGATACCATGGAGCGTATGGAGATAATACGTGATTTGCGTCTGGGTGAATTTGACGTACTGGTGGGTATAAACCTTCTGCGTGAGGGACTTGACCTGCCCGAGGTTTCGCTGATAGTTATACTGGATGCGGACAAGGAGGGCTTTCTGCGAAGTGAAACATCCCTTATTCAGACTATCGGACGAGCCGCCCGTAATGCCGAGGGTAAGGTAATAATGTACGCGGACAAGATTACCGACTCCATGGAAAAAGCCATTTCCGAGACCAACCGACGCAGAAAAATTCAGATGAAATATAACGAGGACAACGGCATAACACCCGTTACCGTCACCAAGAGTGTAAAGGATATTATCGAGATTTCCGCAGGAAATATGCTCAAAGCCCGCGATGCCCAGACAGGCAAGGCGAAGCTCAGTGCCAAGGATAAGCGTGAGCTTATCGACCGCCTGACCGAGGACATGAAAAAAGCGGCGGCGCTTCTGGAATTCGAGCAGGCGGCAAAAATCCGCGACCAGATAATGAAGCTGAAAAAGCAGAGCTGA
- the ylqF gene encoding ribosome biogenesis GTPase YlqF codes for MPGQNIQWFPGHMAKTRRMISENLSNVDIVIELLDARIPKSSKNPEIKRLVGTKPMVSLLNKSSLADPDMTARFKRRMEEEGQGVIVTDCISGHGLGDIEPKIREVLHEKLERYDSKGMSGRAVKAMILGIPNVGKSSLINRLCGFKKAAVEDRPGVTLQKQWVKTNIGIELLDMPGVLWPKFDDRTVAENLAITGAIKDDVLYLDDITIALLERLRERYPAKLAERYKLSDVDMTPVELLEAIGRKRGFLVSGGEVDYDRCCITILDELRGGKIGRITLDIL; via the coding sequence ATGCCGGGTCAGAATATACAGTGGTTTCCCGGTCATATGGCGAAAACCCGCCGTATGATAAGTGAAAACCTTTCAAATGTTGATATAGTTATCGAGCTTCTGGATGCGCGCATCCCCAAAAGCAGTAAAAACCCCGAGATTAAAAGGCTTGTGGGCACAAAGCCCATGGTGTCGCTTCTCAATAAATCCTCGCTTGCCGACCCCGATATGACGGCGCGCTTCAAAAGGCGCATGGAGGAAGAGGGGCAGGGCGTTATAGTCACCGACTGCATCAGCGGTCACGGACTGGGTGACATCGAGCCGAAAATACGCGAGGTACTGCACGAAAAGCTGGAAAGATACGATTCGAAGGGCATGAGCGGAAGAGCCGTCAAGGCTATGATTCTGGGCATACCCAATGTTGGAAAAAGCTCCCTTATAAACCGCCTTTGCGGTTTTAAAAAGGCGGCGGTTGAGGACCGCCCCGGTGTCACTCTGCAAAAGCAGTGGGTCAAGACCAATATCGGCATCGAGCTGCTTGACATGCCGGGTGTACTGTGGCCCAAATTCGACGACCGCACCGTTGCGGAAAACCTTGCAATAACAGGTGCAATCAAGGACGACGTACTGTACCTTGACGATATAACCATCGCACTTCTTGAGCGCCTGCGCGAAAGATATCCCGCAAAGCTGGCGGAAAGATATAAGCTGAGCGATGTTGACATGACCCCCGTGGAGCTTCTTGAAGCCATCGGCAGAAAAAGAGGCTTTCTGGTGTCGGGCGGTGAGGTGGACTACGACCGTTGCTGTATCACCATTCTGGACGAGCTCAGAGGCGGAAAGATAGGCAGAATAACGCTGGATATCTTATAA
- a CDS encoding trigger factor translates to MSLKKVNNPEKNVAELELFIAKDVFEAEVLKVYKKNAPKINVPGFRKGKAPKSIIEKMYGKGVFYEEALNNLIPGEYDAAVKESGIEPVAQPEISAVDMTDEGVELTAKVFVKPEINVTAYKGLEAEKVVRTVTDADVDREVDMARERNSRLIEVTDRAAAMDDTANIDYLGKVDGVAFEGGEAKGHDLKLGSGQFIPGFEEQIVGHNIGETFDINVKFPEEYHAEELKGKDAVFTVTLNALKVKELPALDDEFAKDVSEFDTLAEYKADVKAKIEKRYNDAAEGAVAEQLYDALIANIEGEIPQVMFDQEVDSMVNDYAYRMQSQGIDLDMYFKYTGTTIDDLKTQMKPGAERQVKVRLALEKLVALENITPSDEDVEAEYKTVAEAYKMEIEKVKEALDVETVKKDLAMRKASDFLKENAKITEVSAEEKEKAAKEAAEKAKAEKPAPKKRTTTKKTAEKTEAKAEGEAEKAEKPKTTRKKKTETEDNQ, encoded by the coding sequence ATGAGTCTGAAAAAAGTTAATAATCCCGAAAAAAACGTAGCTGAGCTTGAACTTTTCATTGCCAAGGACGTGTTCGAGGCTGAGGTTCTCAAGGTATACAAGAAGAACGCTCCCAAGATTAATGTTCCCGGTTTCCGTAAAGGCAAGGCTCCCAAGAGCATTATCGAAAAGATGTACGGCAAGGGCGTTTTCTATGAGGAAGCCCTCAACAATCTTATTCCCGGTGAGTACGATGCGGCTGTTAAGGAAAGCGGTATTGAGCCTGTTGCTCAGCCTGAAATTTCCGCAGTTGACATGACCGACGAGGGTGTAGAGCTTACCGCTAAGGTTTTTGTAAAGCCCGAAATCAATGTTACCGCATATAAGGGTCTGGAAGCAGAAAAGGTTGTACGTACCGTAACCGATGCTGATGTTGACCGTGAGGTTGATATGGCAAGAGAGAGAAACTCCCGTCTTATCGAGGTTACCGACCGTGCAGCTGCAATGGATGATACCGCAAACATCGACTACCTCGGTAAGGTGGACGGCGTTGCATTTGAGGGCGGCGAGGCTAAGGGTCATGACCTGAAGCTTGGCTCCGGCCAGTTCATTCCCGGCTTTGAAGAGCAGATTGTAGGTCACAACATAGGCGAGACCTTTGATATCAACGTTAAGTTCCCCGAGGAATACCACGCAGAGGAGCTCAAGGGCAAGGATGCTGTATTTACCGTAACCCTCAACGCACTCAAGGTTAAGGAGCTTCCCGCACTTGACGACGAATTTGCAAAGGACGTTTCCGAATTTGACACTCTGGCTGAATATAAGGCAGATGTCAAGGCAAAAATAGAAAAGAGATACAACGATGCCGCTGAGGGCGCTGTTGCTGAACAGCTTTACGATGCGCTCATCGCTAACATAGAGGGTGAAATTCCCCAGGTTATGTTCGACCAGGAAGTAGATTCCATGGTTAATGACTATGCATACCGCATGCAGAGCCAGGGCATCGACCTTGATATGTACTTCAAGTACACCGGCACCACCATCGACGACCTCAAGACCCAGATGAAGCCCGGCGCAGAGCGTCAGGTTAAGGTTCGCCTGGCACTTGAAAAGCTTGTTGCTCTTGAAAACATCACTCCCTCCGATGAGGATGTTGAGGCAGAGTACAAGACCGTAGCAGAAGCTTATAAAATGGAAATCGAAAAGGTTAAGGAAGCTCTTGACGTTGAAACCGTTAAGAAGGACCTGGCAATGCGCAAGGCGTCTGACTTCCTGAAGGAAAACGCAAAGATTACCGAGGTTTCTGCCGAGGAAAAGGAAAAGGCGGCTAAGGAAGCGGCTGAAAAGGCAAAGGCTGAAAAGCCCGCTCCCAAAAAGAGAACCACCACCAAGAAGACAGCCGAAAAGACCGAGGCAAAGGCTGAGGGCGAAGCTGAAAAGGCTGAAAAGCCCAAGACCACCCGCAAGAAAAAGACCGAAACCGAAGACAATCAATAA
- the lepB gene encoding signal peptidase I has protein sequence MCFSGGNMTKAKKEKKKNSFTEELYDWVETFVTALVAVVLLFTFVLRIVAVDGESMMKTLEHRDSLVISGLLPAKRGDIVVFQAIEDDYNAPLIKRVIATEGQTVDIDFNTWTVTVDGEPLDEPYVNYIEGKQMRSGIIQFPYTVEKGRVFVMGDNRNNSRDSRSFGAIDTRNLMGKVLFRVTPVNKFGKVLPVER, from the coding sequence ATGTGTTTTTCTGGAGGTAATATGACAAAAGCCAAAAAAGAAAAAAAGAAAAACAGCTTCACCGAAGAACTGTACGACTGGGTTGAGACCTTTGTTACGGCGCTTGTTGCAGTAGTGCTTCTGTTTACCTTTGTTTTGCGCATTGTTGCAGTGGACGGCGAGAGCATGATGAAAACACTGGAGCACCGTGATTCGCTGGTGATTTCGGGCTTACTTCCCGCAAAAAGGGGCGACATTGTCGTTTTTCAGGCTATTGAGGACGATTACAACGCACCTCTCATAAAGAGAGTTATCGCCACCGAGGGTCAGACGGTGGATATAGATTTTAATACGTGGACGGTCACGGTGGACGGCGAGCCTCTTGACGAGCCGTACGTTAACTACATCGAGGGCAAGCAGATGCGCTCGGGTATAATCCAGTTCCCCTACACCGTTGAAAAAGGCAGAGTTTTTGTTATGGGTGACAACCGCAACAACTCCCGTGACAGCCGTTCCTTCGGCGCCATTGACACAAGAAATCTCATGGGCAAGGTGCTTTTCAGAGTAACGCCCGTAAATAAATTCGGCAAAGTACTGCCGGTAGAACGATAG
- the clpP gene encoding ATP-dependent Clp endopeptidase proteolytic subunit ClpP: MALVPMVVEQTSRGERSFDIYSRLLNDRIVFLADEVNDVTASLVVAQLLFLEAQDPDKDISLYINSPGGSVTAGMAIYDTMNFIKCDVSTICIGMAASMGAFLLSAGAKGKRLALPHSEIMIHQPLGGYQGQASDIKIHADHIIRTKATLNKILSERTGQPLEIIERDTDRDNFMSAQQAMEYGLIDNVIEKRI, from the coding sequence ATGGCACTTGTACCAATGGTAGTTGAACAAACCAGCCGCGGAGAACGTTCATTTGACATCTACTCCCGACTTCTTAACGACCGTATCGTGTTCCTTGCTGACGAGGTTAACGACGTTACCGCTTCACTTGTTGTTGCACAGCTTCTGTTCCTTGAAGCGCAGGACCCCGATAAGGATATTTCGCTGTATATCAACAGCCCCGGCGGCTCTGTTACCGCAGGTATGGCAATATATGACACCATGAACTTCATAAAGTGCGATGTTTCCACCATCTGCATAGGTATGGCGGCATCCATGGGCGCGTTCCTGCTGTCCGCAGGTGCAAAGGGCAAGCGTCTTGCACTGCCTCACAGCGAAATTATGATACACCAGCCCCTTGGCGGCTATCAGGGCCAGGCGAGCGATATTAAAATCCATGCCGACCACATTATCCGCACCAAGGCTACCCTCAATAAGATTCTTTCCGAGCGCACAGGTCAGCCTCTTGAAATAATCGAGCGCGACACTGACCGCGACAACTTCATGTCCGCACAGCAGGCTATGGAATACGGCCTTATTGACAATGTTATCGAAAAACGTATATAA
- a CDS encoding serine/threonine protein phosphatase, producing the protein MDVFGARWQNHAERLEKNWKSTVTPDDTVVIPGDISWGMTLDEARDDLAFINSLPGRKIIGKGNHDYWWDTAAKLERFKAENGFDTIDFMHNNAYFREGFIICGTRGWTCEESLSADDKKLVERENLRLRISLDAALKLKAGHPDAEIIPFMHFPAATPFAVHESMMDTLLEYGVERLYYGHLHGISGENKICRTKYGILLYLVSGDYLEFKPLKID; encoded by the coding sequence ATGGACGTGTTCGGCGCAAGATGGCAAAACCACGCCGAACGGCTTGAGAAAAACTGGAAAAGCACCGTGACCCCGGACGATACGGTGGTTATCCCCGGGGATATTTCCTGGGGCATGACGCTGGATGAGGCGAGGGACGATCTGGCATTTATCAATTCTCTGCCGGGACGTAAAATAATCGGCAAGGGTAACCACGATTACTGGTGGGACACCGCCGCAAAGCTGGAGCGCTTCAAAGCGGAAAACGGATTTGATACCATCGATTTTATGCACAACAATGCGTACTTCCGCGAGGGCTTTATAATCTGCGGGACAAGAGGCTGGACCTGTGAGGAAAGCCTCAGCGCAGACGACAAAAAGCTGGTTGAGCGTGAAAACCTGCGGCTTCGCATTTCGCTGGATGCGGCATTAAAGCTTAAAGCCGGGCATCCCGATGCCGAGATAATCCCGTTTATGCATTTTCCCGCCGCAACCCCGTTTGCAGTGCATGAAAGCATGATGGACACCTTGCTTGAATACGGTGTGGAGAGGCTTTATTACGGTCATCTGCACGGCATTTCGGGTGAAAACAAGATATGCCGTACCAAGTACGGAATACTTCTGTATCTTGTGTCGGGTGATTACCTGGAGTTTAAGCCTTTGAAAATAGATTGA
- a CDS encoding YraN family protein, whose amino-acid sequence MSRRADGNRAEGFVRIYLILHGYRIHDTNFYTGFGEIDIVASKGDTLVFVEVRSKTQKSARLYGTPAESVTPKKQSFIIKSARQYMRESFLPYRKYRFDVVEVIKKPFFPEINHIKDAFYVNENNNH is encoded by the coding sequence ATGAGTAGGCGCGCCGACGGCAACCGTGCCGAAGGATTTGTGAGAATTTATCTTATACTGCACGGCTACCGCATACACGACACCAACTTTTATACTGGCTTCGGCGAAATCGATATTGTGGCTTCAAAGGGCGATACACTGGTCTTTGTTGAGGTACGCTCCAAAACCCAAAAAAGCGCACGTCTGTACGGCACTCCCGCCGAAAGCGTGACTCCGAAAAAACAGAGCTTTATCATAAAATCCGCGCGTCAGTACATGCGCGAAAGCTTTCTGCCTTACAGAAAGTACCGCTTTGATGTTGTCGAGGTCATAAAAAAACCGTTTTTCCCTGAAATCAACCACATTAAGGACGCATTTTACGTAAACGAAAACAACAACCATTGA
- the clpX gene encoding ATP-dependent Clp protease ATP-binding subunit ClpX, which translates to MANNDNTKNPKLVCSFCGRTEDEVEVMVPGPKGSNICENCVSVCNMVIEDARDNAAVKTDGLSLKNLPKPAQLKEALDEYVIGQDKAKTALAVAVYNHYKRILQDKKDDVEIQKSNVLLLGPTGVGKTLLAQTLAKTLKVPFAIADATTLTEAGYVGEDVENILLRLIQAADFDVARAEQGIIYIDEIDKISRRSENRSITRDVSGEGVQQALLKILEGTVSNVPPQGGRKHPNQEFIPINTANILFICGGAFDGIEQVIENRTASQSIGYGATVQTKKEREESKILSKIVSHDLVKYGIIPELVGRIPVITALDPLNEEAYIRILKEPKNSLYKQYKKLFDMDGVELEITDEAYAEIARLAAQRNTGARGLRAIMEEFMQKYMYDIPSMDNVKRLVITEDAVKGTGEAKIEKK; encoded by the coding sequence ATGGCTAATAACGATAATACAAAAAATCCCAAGCTCGTTTGCTCCTTCTGCGGAAGAACCGAGGACGAGGTTGAGGTTATGGTTCCCGGCCCCAAAGGGTCAAATATATGCGAGAACTGTGTTTCCGTGTGCAATATGGTCATTGAGGATGCACGCGACAATGCCGCTGTCAAGACCGACGGTCTGTCGCTGAAAAATCTTCCCAAGCCCGCACAGCTCAAGGAGGCATTGGATGAATACGTAATCGGTCAGGACAAGGCTAAAACCGCCCTTGCCGTTGCGGTGTACAACCACTACAAGCGTATTCTGCAGGACAAAAAGGACGATGTGGAGATACAAAAGAGCAACGTTCTTTTGCTGGGACCCACGGGTGTGGGTAAAACACTGCTGGCTCAGACACTTGCCAAAACGCTTAAAGTGCCTTTTGCCATAGCGGATGCCACCACTCTCACCGAAGCGGGATATGTGGGCGAGGATGTGGAAAACATACTTCTGCGCCTTATCCAGGCGGCGGATTTCGATGTGGCACGCGCCGAACAGGGCATTATATATATCGACGAGATAGACAAAATATCCCGCCGAAGCGAAAACCGTTCCATCACCCGCGATGTTTCGGGTGAGGGCGTACAGCAGGCGCTTCTCAAAATTCTGGAGGGCACTGTTTCCAACGTTCCCCCTCAGGGTGGAAGAAAGCATCCCAACCAGGAATTTATCCCAATAAATACGGCAAATATCCTCTTTATATGCGGCGGTGCCTTTGACGGTATCGAGCAGGTAATTGAAAACCGCACTGCCAGCCAGTCCATCGGCTACGGTGCCACGGTTCAAACCAAAAAGGAAAGGGAAGAAAGCAAGATACTTTCCAAAATCGTGTCTCACGACCTTGTTAAGTACGGCATTATTCCCGAGCTGGTGGGACGTATTCCCGTCATCACAGCCCTTGACCCGCTTAACGAAGAGGCATACATCCGTATACTTAAAGAGCCCAAGAACTCCCTTTACAAGCAGTATAAAAAGCTGTTTGATATGGACGGTGTAGAGCTTGAAATCACCGATGAGGCATATGCCGAAATCGCACGTCTTGCCGCTCAGCGCAACACCGGTGCCCGCGGTCTGCGTGCAATAATGGAGGAATTCATGCAGAAATACATGTATGACATTCCCTCTATGGACAATGTAAAACGTCTGGTTATCACCGAGGACGCCGTAAAAGGCACCGGCGAAGCCAAAATCGAGAAGAAATAA